CCACTGCATTTTCACAATTAATTGTTAGGTATTATTACTTGTCCAGTCACATCTGAATCCACCGCATGTAATACCACCAACATGGTTTACAGGGCACATACAGAAGCGAACATGACATATGCTGACATTTATATTAATGTTGACCATGTAGTAAATCACATGCATGTGAGTATTGTTTACCTCGCTATTTCCATATGTTGGTGTTCTTCATTGAGTTGCATAGCACCTCTACATATTAAGTGATCCCACAAGTTGTACATGTCCATTTCACATTCTTGTGCCCATTGTGGTTCATCGGATAATGGTTGGTAAATGATGAATCTATAGGGATGCTTTGGATGCTCTGGGCTTGGTCCGCTATTGCTGTAGGCGAATGCTTATGACTCATGTTGACCTTATTGAGAAGTTACTGAACTACAACAGTAAGCTCTTTCGAATCCATTACCTTCCATGTGGATTACATTTGACTCATTTACTTGACACACGTGTTAACTTGTATGTTAATTTGTCCTCTAACAGCTCTCGAGAAGACTGATAGTTAAGGAGATGATATGGTGGAAAAGAGTATGATTCTGATCTGGGCGTCACGTAATTTTGTTTGATGTGTTTGGCATTATGAATAACATTCTGTAGTGTTTTTATTGTATTTCATT
The window above is part of the Musa acuminata AAA Group cultivar baxijiao chromosome BXJ2-6, Cavendish_Baxijiao_AAA, whole genome shotgun sequence genome. Proteins encoded here:
- the LOC135613631 gene encoding DNA-directed RNA polymerase subunit 10-like protein, encoding MIIPVRCFTCGKVIGNKWDTYLDLLQADYTEGDALDALGLVRYCCRRMLMTHVDLIEKLLNYNTLEKTDS